From Drosophila subpulchrella strain 33 F10 #4 breed RU33 unplaced genomic scaffold, RU_Dsub_v1.1 Primary Assembly Seq354, whole genome shotgun sequence, the proteins below share one genomic window:
- the LOC119560290 gene encoding uncharacterized protein LOC119560290, with translation MNGLSNKLFGCQIKFALIVGLLVSLAWALPVEDEKTSLAVKDDAGNTAEIIEAAPVVEDGGSLGQLRFPPFSNNNGTGFFERFGEKFRNKRTTTTTTTTTTAAPSGK, from the coding sequence ATGAACGGCTTGAGCAACAAACTCTTCGGCTGTCAGATTAAGTTCGCCCTCATTGTTGGCCTTTTGGTATCCTTGGCCTGGGCACTTCCTGTCGAAGATGAAAAGACATCCCTGGCAGTCAAGGACGATGCTGGGAATACGGCGGAGATTATTGAAGCTGCCCCGGTGGTTGAGGATGGGGGCAGCCTTGGACAGCTGCGATTCCCCCCAttcagcaacaacaatggaaCAGGATTCTTTGAAAGATTCGGTGAAAAATTCAGGAATAAGAGGACTACAACTACAACCACGACAACAACTACTGCAGCTCCCtctggaaaataa
- the LOC119560379 gene encoding uncharacterized protein LOC119560379 gives MCAKFVCVVLLASLVCGSMALPSQDNSERDLVNMLNRLDGEESVALFGGLKIDRSETGRSFGAAKAVESFEDRAERYLETHELNLSFSGDEQEENAENEYAGRAMEESRSKRMKKMLLPLLLVLKLKKAVVVKIMFTIIKFISLKALAISFLALILAGATFFKDLLAKKKEHITTAYITGSPLNADIVHSDWSRNGQAGAADLAYNHYGLAQPF, from the exons ATGTGCGCGAAATTCGTATGTGTAGTGCTGCTGGCCAGCCTTGTGTGCGGCTCCATGGCCCTGCCCTCGCAGGACAACAGCGAGCGGGACCTGGTCAACATGCTGAACCGCCTGGACGGCGAGGAGTCCGTCGCGCTCTTCGGCGGCCTAAAGATCGACCGCTCGGAGACGGGCCGCAGCTTTGGGGCCGCCAAGGCCGTCGAGTCCTTCGAGGACCGCGCCGAGCGCTACCTGGAGACCCACGAGCTGAACCTCTCCTTCTCCGGCGATGAGCAGGAGGAGAACGCCGAGAACGAGTATGCCGGACGCGCCATGGAGG agTCCCGCAGCAAGCGCATGAAGAAGATGCTGCTGCCCCTTCTTTTGGTCCTGAAGCTGAAGAAGGCCGTCGTTGTCAAGATTATGTTCACCATCATCAAGTTCATCTCGCTGAAGGCCCTGGCCATCTCCTTCCTGGCCCTCATTCTGGCTG GTGCCACCTTCTTCAAGGACCTgctggccaagaagaaggAACACATCACCACTGCCTACATCACCGGCAGCCCCCTGAACGCCGACATCGTGCACTCCGACTGGAGCCGCAATGGTCAGGCTGGAGCCGCCGATCTGGCCTACAACCACTACGGCCTGGCCCAGCCCTTCTAA
- the LOC119560614 gene encoding uncharacterized protein LOC119560614 gives MKVFAIACVTLLAASCAFAAPSVQDNRVEGDNTLGRAARYLGACLESDDMATCLAVKGITALNRAARSNNIELASGVTFQRDPASPVSRTGKSLSEQDVLAELPQNADERTGRLVDMAISSAAEFLSSHNLEFKLPAETTQQVARALDEGRGKIKKMLGPLALAIGAKLFAVIPLVLGFLALLTFKAVIVAKLAFFLAILVGGSRLLGGFGNKFGGSGIGGGYSSNAWSAPASAGWSSGASSSYPYARSIDDESDAQQLAYAGQQQQ, from the exons ATGAAAGTGTTCGCCATCGCCTGTGTGACCCTCTTGGCGGCCAGCTGCGCCTTCGCCGCGCCCAGTGTCCAAGACAATCGAGTCGAGGGCGATAATACCCTGGGCAGGGCCGCCAGATACCTGGGCGCCTGTCTGGAGAGCGACGACATGGCCACCTGCCTGGCCGTCAAGGGCATCACCGCCCTGAACCGCGCCGCCAGGAGCAACAACATCGAGCTGGCCAGCGGAGTCACCTTTCAGAG AGACCCTGCCAGTCCCGTTTCCCGCACCGGAAAGTCCCTGAGTGAGCAGGACGTCCTCGCCGAGCTGCCCCAGAACGCCGATGAGCGTACTGGTCGTCTGGTGGATATGGCCATCTCCAGTGCCGCCGAATTCCTGAGCAGCCACAACCTGGAGTTCAAGCTGCCCGCCGAGACCACCCAGCAGGTGGCCCGTGCCCTCGACGAAG GCCGTGGCAAGATCAAGAAGATGCTGGGACCCCTGGCCCTGGCCATCGGAGCCAAGCTGTTCGCCGTCATTCCCCTGGTGCTAGGCTTCCTGGCCCTGCTGACCTTCAAGGCCGTGATCGTGGCCAAGCTGGCCTTCTTCCTGGCCATCCTGGTCGGCGGCTCCCGTCTGCTGGGTGGATTTGGCAACAAGTTCGGAGGCAGCGGCATCGGCGGAGGCTACAGCTCGAACGCCTGGTCCGCCCCCGCCAGCGCCGGCTGGAGCTCGGGTGCCTCCTCGTCCTACCCCTATGCCCGCAGCATCGACGATGAGTCCGATGCCCAGCAGCTGGCCTACGCcggccagcagcagcagtaa
- the LOC119560291 gene encoding uncharacterized protein LOC119560291: MLKISIPITVFHLLWKVSFGGAYSLPPVVQMGGAIVAAVEQDAEQEAAIEEQQRVDRQWLTMAESQFHSLINDDLSQEEVNNMLQSWSNEGRGKHKKQKKLMKMVYPLLAAAAVAKIVLLPLVLKWLTALSTSSFVMGKIALATSGLLALKYILSGGHAHDRLEIIHSHAPAIKGLHGTDLSSSGSSWMPIRQPFIPLGLSKDHNFDNLYKPFL, from the exons ATGCTCAAGATTTCGATCCCAATCACGGTATTCCACCTGCTCTGGAAGGTGTCCTTCGGTGGAGCTTACAGCCTTCCGCCGGTGGTGCAGATGGGTGGTGCGATCGTGGCCGCCGTGGAACAAGACGCCGAGCAGGAAGCCGCCATCGAGGAGCAACAGCGAGTGGATCGCCAGTGGCTCACGATGGCCGAATCCCAGTTTCACAGCCTGATCAACGACGATCTCAGCCAGGAGGAGGTAAACAACATGCTACAGAGCTGGTCAAACGAAG GTCGCGGCAAGCACAAAAAGCAGAAAAAGCTCATGAAAATGGTATATCCCCTACTGGCTGCCGCAGCGGTGGCCAAAATAGTATTGCTGCCCCTGGTCTTGAAATGGCTGACGGCACTTTCGACCTCATCGTTTGTTATGGGAAAAATCGCACTCGCCACATCCGGGCTCCTGGcccttaaatatattttgtctGGTGGACATGCACACGATCGCCTGGAAATTATTCATTCTCATGCACCTGCCATCAAAGGACTGCACGGCACAGATCTCTCCTCCAGCGGAAGCAGTTGGATGCCCATTCGACAACCCTTTATACCCTTGGGACTTTCCAAGGACCATAACTTTGACAACCTGTACAAGCCATTTTTATGA